The following proteins are co-located in the Betta splendens chromosome 9, fBetSpl5.4, whole genome shotgun sequence genome:
- the mtmr3 gene encoding myotubularin-related protein 3 isoform X1 — protein MEEVQQSLECIQANQIFPKKSPVLEEENMQVPFPELHGEFTEYVGRAEDAIIALSSYRLHIKFKESFVNNCCCEVSVPLQLIESVECRDMFQLHVTCKDCKVVRCQFSTFEQCQEWLKRLNMVVRPPSRLEDLFSFAFHAWCMDMYAGEKEQHGELCRPGEHVTSWFKNEVERMGFDTQNAWRISDINSKFRLCPSYPQQLLVPAWITDKELENVAAFRSWKRFPAVVYRHQSTGAVIARCGQPEVSWWGWRNADDEHLVQSIAKACAVDSSSRKHLTNGNYTNGSDLPDSDFESSMTNSSEVETLAIQPHKLLILDARSYAAAVANRAKGGGCECPEYYPNCEVVFMGMANIHSIRKSFQSLRFLCTQMPDPANWLSALESTKWLQHLSLLLKAALLVVNAVDRDHRPVLVHCSDGWDRTPQIVALSKLLLDPYYRTIEGFQVLAETEWLDFGHKFADRCGHGENSEDLNERCPVFLQWLDCVHQLQRQFPCSFEFNEAFLVKLVQHTYSCLFGTFLCNSGKEREDRHVQERTCSVWSLLRPANRSLRNMLYSSHSETVLHPVCHVRNLMLWTAVYLPSSSPTTPSDDSCAPYPVPSANPEDAPLGRRTKTRSFDNLPSACELGSSLAPNRRSSDPSLNEKWQDHRRSLELNMAVGPEEGGDQDQVVQTNGTGPYPDRGDSELDKKPQPQGSDAELKQGVAVTLSATGGEAEEAELSVAVGVAEGQMENILQEATKEEAGADQKEGSAAVMTQGLKAVDIEVVKEANSEEQEQCENVNGSEMYSQAFANANHPGNGVIEPEEDGDSPPLPSQKTNELNQHSAELIQTQEVLVEQEALAHGPSESNSDEPDQSAAHRTISNGFLDRSPKETQVDEDSHPDFESDRGVSKPMEQVDKKGSLMESSTETLTEEVCSRFEPQPQLPSCLSHQPCSDGRSQPPCFRKEKGQGEHVFIRTLNGGGKRPSVSAFQSVSADLGRDGFSNSDSSDGEPCSPHWTKRNGERAPLSRQVSLASCNSLILHPRCGCSQHCHVLLGRATSSPEQPSRSHLDDDGLTLHTDAIQQRLRQIEVGHQMEVETLKKQVQELRSRLENQQHTGSHRINGDMGDEVTSLTDLEYNLGQHCLSRCSTELFSETSWEQVDKQDAEVQLTDLALCMFQVTRWYPDHLASQCYRCEREFWLATRRHHCSGREPVQEVWNCGNVFCANCCDQKIPVPSQHLFQPSRVCKTCYSNLRLSSTPLDLELEKPIAASSN, from the exons AATTGTTGTTGTGAGGTCTCA gttccacttCAGCTTATAGAGAGCGTAGAATGTCGGGACATGTTCCAGCTCCATGTCACCTGTAAGGACTGCAAAGTTGTCAG GTGTCAGTTCTCCACCTTTGAGCAGTGCCAGGAATGGCTGAAGCGCTTGAACATGGTAGTGCGCCCTCCCTCTCGCCTAGAGGATCTGTTCTCCTTTGCCTTCCACGCCTGGTGCATGGACATGTATGCtggagagaaggagcagcaTGGCGAACTGTGCAGGCCAG GTGAACATGTGACCTCCTGGTTCAAGAATGAGGTGGAGAGGATGGGCTTTGACACTCAAAATGCCTGGAGGATATCTGACATCAACAGCAAGTTCAG GCTTTGCCCGAGCTATCCTCAGCAGCTCTTGGTGCCAGCCTGGATCACTGACAAGGAGCTGGAAAATGTTGCAGCCTTCCGCTCCTGGAAGAGGTTTCCCGCTGTGGTTTATAG GCACCAGAGCACTGGAGCTGTAATCGCACGTTGTGGCCAACCAGAGGTCAGTTGGTGGGGCTGGAGGAATGCTGATGATGAGCACCTGGTCCAGTCCATCGCCAAGGCCTGTGCTGTGGACAGCAGCTCCCGCAAACACCTTACCAACGGCAACTACACCAATGGCTCAGACCTACCTGACTCTGACTTTG AATCCTCCATGACCAACAGCTCAGAGGTGGAGACGCTCGCCATTCAACCCCACAAGTTACTGATTCTGGACGCCAGATcttatgctgctgctgtggctaaCAGGGCCAAGGGTGGTGGTTGCGAATGCCCAG AGTACTATCCCAATTGTGAGGTGGTGTTTATGGGTATGGCTAACATCCACTCTATCCGCAAGAGTTTCCAGTCGCTGCGTTTCCTCTGCACGCAGATGCCTGATCCAGCCAA TTGGCTTTCTGCACTGGAAAGCACTAAGTGGCTGCAGCACCTGTCCCTGTTGTTGAAGGCTGCGTTGCTTGTGGTGAATGCCGTGGACCGAGACCACAGGCCCGTCCTGGTGCATTGCTCTGATGGCTGGGACCGCACACCTCAGATTGTTGCTTTGTCCAAGCTGCTCCTGGACCCCTATTATCGCACAATTGAG GGCTTTCAGGTTTTAGCAGAGACAGAGTGGCTGGACTTTGGTCATAAGTTTGCTGATCGATGTGGCCATGGAGAAAATTCTGAGGACCTAAACGAGCGCTGCCCTGTCTTTCTGCAATGGCTGGACTGTGTTCACCAGCTGCAGAGGCAGTTCCCATGCTCCTTTGAGTTTAATGAGGCCTTCCTG gtGAAACTGGTGCAGCACACCTACTCCTGTCTGTTTGGCACCTTCCTTTGTAACAgcgggaaggagagggaggatcgCCATGTTCAGGAGAGGACCTGCTCAGTTTGGTCACTACTGCGACCAGCGAACCGCAGCCTGAGGAACATGCTGTACTCCTCACACTCTGAGACT GTTCTCCACCCAGTGTGTCATGTGCGCAATCTGATGCTGTGGACAGCAGTCTACCTGCCCAGTTCTTCACCCACAACTCCATCTGATGACTCCTGTGCCCCTTATCCTGTGCCCAGTGCCAACCCAGAGGATGCGCCCCTGGGCAG GCGAACAAAGACTCGCTCCTTCGATAACTTGCCCAGCGCATGTGAGCTGGGAAGCTCGCTGGCCCCTAACCGCCGCTCAAGTGACCCAAGCCTCAATGAAAAGTGGCAAGACCACCGGCGCTCTTTGGAGCTTAACATGGCAGTGGGACCTGAGGAGGGTGGTGACCAGGATCAAGTGGTGCAGACTAATGGAACAGGGCCTTACCCAGACAGAGGGGATTCTGAGCTGGATAAAAAGCCACAGCCCCAGGGCTCAGATGCTGAGCTGAAACAGGGAGTTGCTGTGACTCTGTCAGCAACAGGaggggaagcagaggaggcagagctctCTGTGGCGGTGGGCGTGGCTGAGGGCCAAATGGAGAACATTCTTCAGGAAGCCACAAAGGAAGAGGCAGGAGCAGATCAGAAAGAGGGAAGTGCTGCTGTCATGACTCAGGGCTTGAAAGCTGTTGACATAGAGGTTGTGAAAGAAGCAaacagtgaggagcaggagcagtgtGAAAATGTCAATGGGTCTGAGATGTACAGTCAAGCATTTGCTAATGCTAACCATCCAGGAAATGGTGTAATAGAGCCTGAAGAGGATGGTGACTCTCCCCCTCTGCCCTCACAGAAGACAAATGAGCTTAATCAACATTCAGCAGAGCTAATTCAGACACAAGAGGTTCtggtggagcaggaggcgcTTGCACATGGGCCCAGTGAGTCAAACTCAGATGAGCCAGATCAGTCTGCAGCTCATAGGACTATAAGTAATGGCTTTTTAGACAGGTCACCTAAAGAGACGCAGGTGGATGAAGACTCACATCCTGATTTCGAATCAGACCGTGGTGTTTCTAAGCCCATGGAGCAAGTGGATAAGAAGGGTTCTCTAATGGAAAGCTCCACAGAAACTTTAACAGAAGAGGTCTGCAGCAGGTTTGAGCCTCAACCACAACTGCCCAGTTGTCTGAGCCATCAACCGTGCAGTGATGGCAGGAGCCAGCCTCCCTGTTTCAGAAAAGAAAAGGGGCAAGGTGAGCACGTCTTTATCAGAACTTTAAATGGGGGCGGTAAGAGACCCTCTGTCAGTGCCTTTCAGTCAGTGAGTGCTGACCTCGGCAGGGATGGATTTTCTAACAGCGACAGCTCCGATGGGGAGCCCTGTAGTCCTCACTGGACCAAAAGGAATGGAGAGCGGGCCCCTCTGAGTCGACAGGTGTCCCTAGCTAGCTGTAACTCGCTAATCCTCCACCCGAGATGCGGTTGCTCTCAGCACTGCCATGTGCTGCTCGGCCGGGCCACCAGCAGTCCAGAGCAGCCGTCTCGCAGCCACTTAGACGATGATGGGCTCACCTTGCACACTGACGCCATCCAGCAGAGGCTGAGGCAGATTGAGGTGGGACACCAGATGGAGGTGGAAACTTTGAAAAAGCAGGTGCAAGAGCTGCGGAGTCGTCTGGAGAATCAGCAGCACACTGGGTCCCACAGGATCAACGGCGATATGGGAGACGAAGTG ACCTCACTAACAGATTTGGAGTACAACCTGGGCCAACACTGTTTGTCACGCTGCAGCACGGAGCTCTTTTCTGAGACCAGCTGGGAGCAGGTGGACAAGCAGGATGCAGAG GTGCAGCTCACTGATCTTGCGCTCTGCATGTTCCAGGTCACTCGCTGGTACCCCGACCATTTGGCATCGCAGTGTTACCGCTGTGAGAGAGAGTTCTGGCTCGCCACCAGGAGGCATCACTGCAG tggcAGGGAACCTGTCCAGGAGGTCTG GAACTGCGGCAATGTGTTCTGCGCCAACTGTTGTGACCAGAAGATCCCAGTGCCAAGCCAGCACCTGTTCCAGCCCAGCCGGGTGTGTAAGACCTGCTACAGTAACCTCCGGCTTAGCTCGACCCCCCTCGACCTGGAGCTGGAAAAGCCCATTGCAGCCAGCTCCAACTGa
- the mtmr3 gene encoding myotubularin-related protein 3 isoform X3, with protein MEEVQQSLECIQANQIFPKKSPVLEEENMQVPFPELHGEFTEYVGRAEDAIIALSSYRLHIKFKESFVNNCCCEVSVPLQLIESVECRDMFQLHVTCKDCKVVRCQFSTFEQCQEWLKRLNMVVRPPSRLEDLFSFAFHAWCMDMYAGEKEQHGELCRPGEHVTSWFKNEVERMGFDTQNAWRISDINSKFRLCPSYPQQLLVPAWITDKELENVAAFRSWKRFPAVVYRHQSTGAVIARCGQPEVSWWGWRNADDEHLVQSIAKACAVDSSSRKHLTNGNYTNGSDLPDSDFESSMTNSSEVETLAIQPHKLLILDARSYAAAVANRAKGGGCECPEYYPNCEVVFMGMANIHSIRKSFQSLRFLCTQMPDPANWLSALESTKWLQHLSLLLKAALLVVNAVDRDHRPVLVHCSDGWDRTPQIVALSKLLLDPYYRTIEGFQVLAETEWLDFGHKFADRCGHGENSEDLNERCPVFLQWLDCVHQLQRQFPCSFEFNEAFLVKLVQHTYSCLFGTFLCNSGKEREDRHVQERTCSVWSLLRPANRSLRNMLYSSHSETVLHPVCHVRNLMLWTAVYLPSSSPTTPSDDSCAPYPVPSANPEDAPLGRRTKTRSFDNLPSACELGSSLAPNRRSSDPSLNEKWQDHRRSLELNMAVGPEEGGDQDQVVQTNGTGPYPDRGDSELDKKPQPQGSDAELKQGVAVTLSATGGEAEEAELSVAVGVAEGQMENILQEATKEEAGADQKEGSAAVMTQGLKAVDIEVVKEANSEEQEQCENVNGSEMYSQAFANANHPGNGVIEPEEDGDSPPLPSQKTNELNQHSAELIQTQEVLVEQEALAHGPSESNSDEPDQSAAHRTISNGFLDRSPKETQVDEDSHPDFESDRGVSKPMEQVDKKGSLMESSTETLTEEVCSRFEPQPQLPSCLSHQPCSDGRSQPPCFRKEKGQGEHVFIRTLNGGGKRPSVSAFQSVSADLGRDGFSNSDSSDGEPCSPHWTKRNGERAPLSRQVSLASCNSLILHPRCGCSQHCHVLLGRATSSPEQPSRSHLDDDGLTLHTDAIQQRLRQIEVGHQMEVETLKKQVQELRSRLENQQHTGSHRINGDMGDEVTSLTDLEYNLGQHCLSRCSTELFSETSWEQVDKQDAEVQLTDLALCMFQVTRWYPDHLASQCYRCEREFWLATRRHHCRNCGNVFCANCCDQKIPVPSQHLFQPSRVCKTCYSNLRLSSTPLDLELEKPIAASSN; from the exons AATTGTTGTTGTGAGGTCTCA gttccacttCAGCTTATAGAGAGCGTAGAATGTCGGGACATGTTCCAGCTCCATGTCACCTGTAAGGACTGCAAAGTTGTCAG GTGTCAGTTCTCCACCTTTGAGCAGTGCCAGGAATGGCTGAAGCGCTTGAACATGGTAGTGCGCCCTCCCTCTCGCCTAGAGGATCTGTTCTCCTTTGCCTTCCACGCCTGGTGCATGGACATGTATGCtggagagaaggagcagcaTGGCGAACTGTGCAGGCCAG GTGAACATGTGACCTCCTGGTTCAAGAATGAGGTGGAGAGGATGGGCTTTGACACTCAAAATGCCTGGAGGATATCTGACATCAACAGCAAGTTCAG GCTTTGCCCGAGCTATCCTCAGCAGCTCTTGGTGCCAGCCTGGATCACTGACAAGGAGCTGGAAAATGTTGCAGCCTTCCGCTCCTGGAAGAGGTTTCCCGCTGTGGTTTATAG GCACCAGAGCACTGGAGCTGTAATCGCACGTTGTGGCCAACCAGAGGTCAGTTGGTGGGGCTGGAGGAATGCTGATGATGAGCACCTGGTCCAGTCCATCGCCAAGGCCTGTGCTGTGGACAGCAGCTCCCGCAAACACCTTACCAACGGCAACTACACCAATGGCTCAGACCTACCTGACTCTGACTTTG AATCCTCCATGACCAACAGCTCAGAGGTGGAGACGCTCGCCATTCAACCCCACAAGTTACTGATTCTGGACGCCAGATcttatgctgctgctgtggctaaCAGGGCCAAGGGTGGTGGTTGCGAATGCCCAG AGTACTATCCCAATTGTGAGGTGGTGTTTATGGGTATGGCTAACATCCACTCTATCCGCAAGAGTTTCCAGTCGCTGCGTTTCCTCTGCACGCAGATGCCTGATCCAGCCAA TTGGCTTTCTGCACTGGAAAGCACTAAGTGGCTGCAGCACCTGTCCCTGTTGTTGAAGGCTGCGTTGCTTGTGGTGAATGCCGTGGACCGAGACCACAGGCCCGTCCTGGTGCATTGCTCTGATGGCTGGGACCGCACACCTCAGATTGTTGCTTTGTCCAAGCTGCTCCTGGACCCCTATTATCGCACAATTGAG GGCTTTCAGGTTTTAGCAGAGACAGAGTGGCTGGACTTTGGTCATAAGTTTGCTGATCGATGTGGCCATGGAGAAAATTCTGAGGACCTAAACGAGCGCTGCCCTGTCTTTCTGCAATGGCTGGACTGTGTTCACCAGCTGCAGAGGCAGTTCCCATGCTCCTTTGAGTTTAATGAGGCCTTCCTG gtGAAACTGGTGCAGCACACCTACTCCTGTCTGTTTGGCACCTTCCTTTGTAACAgcgggaaggagagggaggatcgCCATGTTCAGGAGAGGACCTGCTCAGTTTGGTCACTACTGCGACCAGCGAACCGCAGCCTGAGGAACATGCTGTACTCCTCACACTCTGAGACT GTTCTCCACCCAGTGTGTCATGTGCGCAATCTGATGCTGTGGACAGCAGTCTACCTGCCCAGTTCTTCACCCACAACTCCATCTGATGACTCCTGTGCCCCTTATCCTGTGCCCAGTGCCAACCCAGAGGATGCGCCCCTGGGCAG GCGAACAAAGACTCGCTCCTTCGATAACTTGCCCAGCGCATGTGAGCTGGGAAGCTCGCTGGCCCCTAACCGCCGCTCAAGTGACCCAAGCCTCAATGAAAAGTGGCAAGACCACCGGCGCTCTTTGGAGCTTAACATGGCAGTGGGACCTGAGGAGGGTGGTGACCAGGATCAAGTGGTGCAGACTAATGGAACAGGGCCTTACCCAGACAGAGGGGATTCTGAGCTGGATAAAAAGCCACAGCCCCAGGGCTCAGATGCTGAGCTGAAACAGGGAGTTGCTGTGACTCTGTCAGCAACAGGaggggaagcagaggaggcagagctctCTGTGGCGGTGGGCGTGGCTGAGGGCCAAATGGAGAACATTCTTCAGGAAGCCACAAAGGAAGAGGCAGGAGCAGATCAGAAAGAGGGAAGTGCTGCTGTCATGACTCAGGGCTTGAAAGCTGTTGACATAGAGGTTGTGAAAGAAGCAaacagtgaggagcaggagcagtgtGAAAATGTCAATGGGTCTGAGATGTACAGTCAAGCATTTGCTAATGCTAACCATCCAGGAAATGGTGTAATAGAGCCTGAAGAGGATGGTGACTCTCCCCCTCTGCCCTCACAGAAGACAAATGAGCTTAATCAACATTCAGCAGAGCTAATTCAGACACAAGAGGTTCtggtggagcaggaggcgcTTGCACATGGGCCCAGTGAGTCAAACTCAGATGAGCCAGATCAGTCTGCAGCTCATAGGACTATAAGTAATGGCTTTTTAGACAGGTCACCTAAAGAGACGCAGGTGGATGAAGACTCACATCCTGATTTCGAATCAGACCGTGGTGTTTCTAAGCCCATGGAGCAAGTGGATAAGAAGGGTTCTCTAATGGAAAGCTCCACAGAAACTTTAACAGAAGAGGTCTGCAGCAGGTTTGAGCCTCAACCACAACTGCCCAGTTGTCTGAGCCATCAACCGTGCAGTGATGGCAGGAGCCAGCCTCCCTGTTTCAGAAAAGAAAAGGGGCAAGGTGAGCACGTCTTTATCAGAACTTTAAATGGGGGCGGTAAGAGACCCTCTGTCAGTGCCTTTCAGTCAGTGAGTGCTGACCTCGGCAGGGATGGATTTTCTAACAGCGACAGCTCCGATGGGGAGCCCTGTAGTCCTCACTGGACCAAAAGGAATGGAGAGCGGGCCCCTCTGAGTCGACAGGTGTCCCTAGCTAGCTGTAACTCGCTAATCCTCCACCCGAGATGCGGTTGCTCTCAGCACTGCCATGTGCTGCTCGGCCGGGCCACCAGCAGTCCAGAGCAGCCGTCTCGCAGCCACTTAGACGATGATGGGCTCACCTTGCACACTGACGCCATCCAGCAGAGGCTGAGGCAGATTGAGGTGGGACACCAGATGGAGGTGGAAACTTTGAAAAAGCAGGTGCAAGAGCTGCGGAGTCGTCTGGAGAATCAGCAGCACACTGGGTCCCACAGGATCAACGGCGATATGGGAGACGAAGTG ACCTCACTAACAGATTTGGAGTACAACCTGGGCCAACACTGTTTGTCACGCTGCAGCACGGAGCTCTTTTCTGAGACCAGCTGGGAGCAGGTGGACAAGCAGGATGCAGAG GTGCAGCTCACTGATCTTGCGCTCTGCATGTTCCAGGTCACTCGCTGGTACCCCGACCATTTGGCATCGCAGTGTTACCGCTGTGAGAGAGAGTTCTGGCTCGCCACCAGGAGGCATCACTGCAG GAACTGCGGCAATGTGTTCTGCGCCAACTGTTGTGACCAGAAGATCCCAGTGCCAAGCCAGCACCTGTTCCAGCCCAGCCGGGTGTGTAAGACCTGCTACAGTAACCTCCGGCTTAGCTCGACCCCCCTCGACCTGGAGCTGGAAAAGCCCATTGCAGCCAGCTCCAACTGa
- the mtmr3 gene encoding myotubularin-related protein 3 isoform X7 gives MEEVQQSLECIQANQIFPKKSPVLEEENMQVPFPELHGEFTEYVGRAEDAIIALSSYRLHIKFKESFVNVPLQLIESVECRDMFQLHVTCKDCKVVRCQFSTFEQCQEWLKRLNMVVRPPSRLEDLFSFAFHAWCMDMYAGEKEQHGELCRPGEHVTSWFKNEVERMGFDTQNAWRISDINSKFRLCPSYPQQLLVPAWITDKELENVAAFRSWKRFPAVVYRHQSTGAVIARCGQPEVSWWGWRNADDEHLVQSIAKACAVDSSSRKHLTNGNYTNGSDLPDSDFESSMTNSSEVETLAIQPHKLLILDARSYAAAVANRAKGGGCECPEYYPNCEVVFMGMANIHSIRKSFQSLRFLCTQMPDPANWLSALESTKWLQHLSLLLKAALLVVNAVDRDHRPVLVHCSDGWDRTPQIVALSKLLLDPYYRTIEGFQVLAETEWLDFGHKFADRCGHGENSEDLNERCPVFLQWLDCVHQLQRQFPCSFEFNEAFLVKLVQHTYSCLFGTFLCNSGKEREDRHVQERTCSVWSLLRPANRSLRNMLYSSHSETVLHPVCHVRNLMLWTAVYLPSSSPTTPSDDSCAPYPVPSANPEDAPLGRRTKTRSFDNLPSACELGSSLAPNRRSSDPSLNEKWQDHRRSLELNMAVGPEEGGDQDQVVQTNGTGPYPDRGDSELDKKPQPQGSDAELKQGVAVTLSATGGEAEEAELSVAVGVAEGQMENILQEATKEEAGADQKEGSAAVMTQGLKAVDIEVVKEANSEEQEQCENVNGSEMYSQAFANANHPGNGVIEPEEDGDSPPLPSQKTNELNQHSAELIQTQEVLVEQEALAHGPSESNSDEPDQSAAHRTISNGFLDRSPKETQVDEDSHPDFESDRGVSKPMEQVDKKGSLMESSTETLTEEVCSRFEPQPQLPSCLSHQPCSDGRSQPPCFRKEKGQGEHVFIRTLNGGGKRPSVSAFQSVSADLGRDGFSNSDSSDGEPCSPHWTKRNGERAPLSRQVSLASCNSLILHPRCGCSQHCHVLLGRATSSPEQPSRSHLDDDGLTLHTDAIQQRLRQIEVGHQMEVETLKKQVQELRSRLENQQHTGSHRINGDMGDEVTSLTDLEYNLGQHCLSRCSTELFSETSWEQVDKQDAEVTRWYPDHLASQCYRCEREFWLATRRHHCRNCGNVFCANCCDQKIPVPSQHLFQPSRVCKTCYSNLRLSSTPLDLELEKPIAASSN, from the exons gttccacttCAGCTTATAGAGAGCGTAGAATGTCGGGACATGTTCCAGCTCCATGTCACCTGTAAGGACTGCAAAGTTGTCAG GTGTCAGTTCTCCACCTTTGAGCAGTGCCAGGAATGGCTGAAGCGCTTGAACATGGTAGTGCGCCCTCCCTCTCGCCTAGAGGATCTGTTCTCCTTTGCCTTCCACGCCTGGTGCATGGACATGTATGCtggagagaaggagcagcaTGGCGAACTGTGCAGGCCAG GTGAACATGTGACCTCCTGGTTCAAGAATGAGGTGGAGAGGATGGGCTTTGACACTCAAAATGCCTGGAGGATATCTGACATCAACAGCAAGTTCAG GCTTTGCCCGAGCTATCCTCAGCAGCTCTTGGTGCCAGCCTGGATCACTGACAAGGAGCTGGAAAATGTTGCAGCCTTCCGCTCCTGGAAGAGGTTTCCCGCTGTGGTTTATAG GCACCAGAGCACTGGAGCTGTAATCGCACGTTGTGGCCAACCAGAGGTCAGTTGGTGGGGCTGGAGGAATGCTGATGATGAGCACCTGGTCCAGTCCATCGCCAAGGCCTGTGCTGTGGACAGCAGCTCCCGCAAACACCTTACCAACGGCAACTACACCAATGGCTCAGACCTACCTGACTCTGACTTTG AATCCTCCATGACCAACAGCTCAGAGGTGGAGACGCTCGCCATTCAACCCCACAAGTTACTGATTCTGGACGCCAGATcttatgctgctgctgtggctaaCAGGGCCAAGGGTGGTGGTTGCGAATGCCCAG AGTACTATCCCAATTGTGAGGTGGTGTTTATGGGTATGGCTAACATCCACTCTATCCGCAAGAGTTTCCAGTCGCTGCGTTTCCTCTGCACGCAGATGCCTGATCCAGCCAA TTGGCTTTCTGCACTGGAAAGCACTAAGTGGCTGCAGCACCTGTCCCTGTTGTTGAAGGCTGCGTTGCTTGTGGTGAATGCCGTGGACCGAGACCACAGGCCCGTCCTGGTGCATTGCTCTGATGGCTGGGACCGCACACCTCAGATTGTTGCTTTGTCCAAGCTGCTCCTGGACCCCTATTATCGCACAATTGAG GGCTTTCAGGTTTTAGCAGAGACAGAGTGGCTGGACTTTGGTCATAAGTTTGCTGATCGATGTGGCCATGGAGAAAATTCTGAGGACCTAAACGAGCGCTGCCCTGTCTTTCTGCAATGGCTGGACTGTGTTCACCAGCTGCAGAGGCAGTTCCCATGCTCCTTTGAGTTTAATGAGGCCTTCCTG gtGAAACTGGTGCAGCACACCTACTCCTGTCTGTTTGGCACCTTCCTTTGTAACAgcgggaaggagagggaggatcgCCATGTTCAGGAGAGGACCTGCTCAGTTTGGTCACTACTGCGACCAGCGAACCGCAGCCTGAGGAACATGCTGTACTCCTCACACTCTGAGACT GTTCTCCACCCAGTGTGTCATGTGCGCAATCTGATGCTGTGGACAGCAGTCTACCTGCCCAGTTCTTCACCCACAACTCCATCTGATGACTCCTGTGCCCCTTATCCTGTGCCCAGTGCCAACCCAGAGGATGCGCCCCTGGGCAG GCGAACAAAGACTCGCTCCTTCGATAACTTGCCCAGCGCATGTGAGCTGGGAAGCTCGCTGGCCCCTAACCGCCGCTCAAGTGACCCAAGCCTCAATGAAAAGTGGCAAGACCACCGGCGCTCTTTGGAGCTTAACATGGCAGTGGGACCTGAGGAGGGTGGTGACCAGGATCAAGTGGTGCAGACTAATGGAACAGGGCCTTACCCAGACAGAGGGGATTCTGAGCTGGATAAAAAGCCACAGCCCCAGGGCTCAGATGCTGAGCTGAAACAGGGAGTTGCTGTGACTCTGTCAGCAACAGGaggggaagcagaggaggcagagctctCTGTGGCGGTGGGCGTGGCTGAGGGCCAAATGGAGAACATTCTTCAGGAAGCCACAAAGGAAGAGGCAGGAGCAGATCAGAAAGAGGGAAGTGCTGCTGTCATGACTCAGGGCTTGAAAGCTGTTGACATAGAGGTTGTGAAAGAAGCAaacagtgaggagcaggagcagtgtGAAAATGTCAATGGGTCTGAGATGTACAGTCAAGCATTTGCTAATGCTAACCATCCAGGAAATGGTGTAATAGAGCCTGAAGAGGATGGTGACTCTCCCCCTCTGCCCTCACAGAAGACAAATGAGCTTAATCAACATTCAGCAGAGCTAATTCAGACACAAGAGGTTCtggtggagcaggaggcgcTTGCACATGGGCCCAGTGAGTCAAACTCAGATGAGCCAGATCAGTCTGCAGCTCATAGGACTATAAGTAATGGCTTTTTAGACAGGTCACCTAAAGAGACGCAGGTGGATGAAGACTCACATCCTGATTTCGAATCAGACCGTGGTGTTTCTAAGCCCATGGAGCAAGTGGATAAGAAGGGTTCTCTAATGGAAAGCTCCACAGAAACTTTAACAGAAGAGGTCTGCAGCAGGTTTGAGCCTCAACCACAACTGCCCAGTTGTCTGAGCCATCAACCGTGCAGTGATGGCAGGAGCCAGCCTCCCTGTTTCAGAAAAGAAAAGGGGCAAGGTGAGCACGTCTTTATCAGAACTTTAAATGGGGGCGGTAAGAGACCCTCTGTCAGTGCCTTTCAGTCAGTGAGTGCTGACCTCGGCAGGGATGGATTTTCTAACAGCGACAGCTCCGATGGGGAGCCCTGTAGTCCTCACTGGACCAAAAGGAATGGAGAGCGGGCCCCTCTGAGTCGACAGGTGTCCCTAGCTAGCTGTAACTCGCTAATCCTCCACCCGAGATGCGGTTGCTCTCAGCACTGCCATGTGCTGCTCGGCCGGGCCACCAGCAGTCCAGAGCAGCCGTCTCGCAGCCACTTAGACGATGATGGGCTCACCTTGCACACTGACGCCATCCAGCAGAGGCTGAGGCAGATTGAGGTGGGACACCAGATGGAGGTGGAAACTTTGAAAAAGCAGGTGCAAGAGCTGCGGAGTCGTCTGGAGAATCAGCAGCACACTGGGTCCCACAGGATCAACGGCGATATGGGAGACGAAGTG ACCTCACTAACAGATTTGGAGTACAACCTGGGCCAACACTGTTTGTCACGCTGCAGCACGGAGCTCTTTTCTGAGACCAGCTGGGAGCAGGTGGACAAGCAGGATGCAGAG GTCACTCGCTGGTACCCCGACCATTTGGCATCGCAGTGTTACCGCTGTGAGAGAGAGTTCTGGCTCGCCACCAGGAGGCATCACTGCAG GAACTGCGGCAATGTGTTCTGCGCCAACTGTTGTGACCAGAAGATCCCAGTGCCAAGCCAGCACCTGTTCCAGCCCAGCCGGGTGTGTAAGACCTGCTACAGTAACCTCCGGCTTAGCTCGACCCCCCTCGACCTGGAGCTGGAAAAGCCCATTGCAGCCAGCTCCAACTGa